From Gossypium raimondii isolate GPD5lz chromosome 11, ASM2569854v1, whole genome shotgun sequence:
AGTTACCATAAACTTGATTGGAACCTAGAGCTTGAACGTCGTAAGATTCCAACATGAAGCCTGATTCATCTTCCATTTTCGGAGAGAAGTTAATACTAATTGACTGAGACTTCGAACCACCCAAACTTAGTTCACGTCCAAATATCTTTGGTACAGTTTTTGCCTGTACAGAACTCGATCCACCAAACATAGCACTCACCATCTCCACAGCATTCTGATCTTCAGGAATCAAATTGATGGATCCAAGCTCAACCACACCAGACTTCACAGGTACAAAAACCACTGTTTGCAATCCAGCAGATCTAGCTAGAAATGATCTTGATTGATAATGATCTGAACAACAATTCGAATCTGAGGACCAAATTGGTTTGCTTGACTTATAGGATTCTGCAGGACCATATGATGCATCacaatgaaatttaaagaacATCGAAGTGAGATAAAACATTTCCATATCCGACACGCCATCCAACTTAGCAGGATAGTTATCCTCCTCTGACCCACCAAAGCATGCACGAAGCTTCTGGAGTACCTGCTTTCTCACCTCATTTATCTTCTCAACCCCTTCCAATTTGGCATCCGCTGAGCAACTTGCATCACCAACTCCACCAAGCTTAAGATCCCGGCAATGCCCATCACCCCAAATCAAGATCGATCCACCAGATTTCAAGCTTGACACTTGCCAGTAAATTGCATAGTTCCAATTTGACCTCTCTACGACCTCGCAAAGCTTTTGTTGCAGACCCAAATAACTAGGTGGTGGAGAGATGAAATCTGACAACATGTTCTTAGAAGCCAACAATATCAAGTAGTCGCAGGCTTCAGTGCCCAAAACAGATTCCACCTTAGCCTTATCTTCCTCATTTGCCCAAAacatttcacccatttctttaTTACAGTTCAGAATTAGGTAAGGAAAGCCCCAATTATAACAGAGTAG
This genomic window contains:
- the LOC105803176 gene encoding transcription factor bHLH3 gives rise to the protein MGEMFWANEEDKAKVESVLGTEACDYLILLASKNMLSDFISPPPSYLGLQQKLCEVVERSNWNYAIYWQVSSLKSGGSILIWGDGHCRDLKLGGVGDASCSADAKLEGVEKINEVRKQVLQKLRACFGGSEEDNYPAKLDGVSDMEMFYLTSMFFKFHCDASYGPAESYKSSKPIWSSDSNCCSDHYQSRSFLARSAGLQTVVFVPVKSGVVELGSINLIPEDQNAVEMVSAMFGGSSSVQAKTVPKIFGRELSLGGSKSQSISINFSPKMEDESGFMLESYDVQALGSNQVYGNSSNGCQGDSEAKLFPQLLVGGLNTQARISGVEHPKDDSPSLPDERKPRKRGRKPANGREEPLNHVEAERQRREKLNQRFYALRAVVPNISKMDKASLLGDAITYITDLQMKIRVLETEKEMVNNGQKQLSMPDIDFQQRHEDVVVTMRYPLDAHPVSKVLKALKENQIAARESDVSTTDNDKIVHTFTIGAPGGAAEQLKEKLLDALSK